From the Butyrivibrio fibrisolvens genome, one window contains:
- a CDS encoding DUF6531 domain-containing protein, whose amino-acid sequence MSDTLILKFKAFVDDDTHTGPEAEAAKAFIQDYQIKMIEDLVWVIQEFMTKQDELLENFKDEVTEDDTARMKLSRLEEIINDFETYISNFETVSDDIEEVYQGLVSGCSIAGVEFTQPLPGNTKTYFGFITRNNSTEGRVPKTKNCLCSFNDTHANEITGSEIDSFLADIESNLKGFLELTSQQLQDTVLNYSDTTLLPWYKDPSSSLDEATKQEYDTYMQNMADYLNGNKERCEVYKYDPVNMCTGNYINEHEDLKIGGLYPLTFKRFYNALPSSKEDFILGNGWSTTYSEHLTRDEEGIRISYADGSIGLYKERIIKGKKYYEEIHGEPGLLSEIEDDSESTAEEIIKKKTYILRQDNGQYKKFDENGYLVELGDDNGTVAELLYTNVKVAENKDQDADSQADDRSQVKRLASVKTPGSAALFFTYNEYGNIETLKDHTGRVVKYTYKTRDVSVENSLDESSVNGSSENSQQGTESLENLSKATSLENTHTEIGSSKQNRSKSVQVLASVTYADGTTASYDYSEDGKISEVTNQRGIKAITNIYDSQGRTIKQSFPDGGVMTYAYDDKKRTTTATEQNGNKVVYKHDAKMRHTGTKYYDGEESFTYNKRNQKISHTNKLGYTTRYTYDNRGHLTSIIDPMGHKTCMTYNADGRLMALKDPKGNSYKYTYDIQGNLFEVKDPLGNKKRFYYTGRYLKKVKDEEGNITLLSYDAEGNVSCITDPEGVKTFYKYDNLGRVIETSDIEGNTKKYTYDDADRITSVTDALGNRTSYEYNESGKVTKITNPDGTSKTWEYNIIGKPCKVTDEAGRVTNVDYNSMWKEEKITLPNNGTILYEYDPLMRVKKVTDPEGRTTGYDYDKNGNVLTRYLGDIKVNSRKYNALNQVIKETDALGHEKSYEYDENGKITVVTDTLGNRYTREYNELGRVVRQTDPLGHGSSYTYTKSGAIETVTDPAGRVRRFEYTKSGKLHAIYFCGRKDQELIYDNAGRVEKRTFADGYTISYSYDALNRVVKVEGSDGRTASYEYDAMGRATKVSNGRSTTLYTYTPTGKLKSVVDALGNETVYTYDALDKLKSIHRVEGMIEKDEKSSDDFPIVGEDGHVNLYSYNLAGQLTKVTDALGQEETYEYDQYGRLITKTDRDSYDTTYEYNNLGAITKVGYGDGRSVAFSYNELNQLSKINDWLGTTTIENDIRGHLTKITDYQNRTVSYEYNSIGEKTKLTYPDGREAVYIYDEEGKLSSITGNGEETSYFYDELGRLSEKLLPNGVKQDYSYLPGGNIESMTSIDKEGILDKYFYCYNNAGLISGINRERRDLENISGQYEYNYDPIGRLLQSSLNGQVKSAYEYDAFGNRTSLIEGETQTTYKYDALDRLVEARELNNAQAIVKTYDYDKRGNQTREFVDGLLQKTFTFDATNMLSKVVDTDKGELENQYNGLGFRVASTRPEEKIEYLCDLSRDYYNLLERTVNGETESFIYDNNVVSMSKAGNSYYYLQDELGSPMYMTGTDGAAVSSYAFDDFGRSIDPFTGKIKEAGNKQHTKHAYTTEGNIIQPFAFTGYQEDEVSGLKFAQARYYDTTTGRFQSEDPRKGFINNPLTINHYGYCFGNPVGFSDKNGKWPGWMEDAWDTACDVAGDVCDATSDAWDTTCEVVSDVAKDTVDAVKTVGTFVAEHPMEVAVTAVAVAATAATGGAAPALFVAGASLVGGGVFAACSDGDKGDAFAEGMAITASATSIFYMGATYLLGGGLAAGATGTEAGTLTYWANYSTQETVAYGETFGKMGTYVENPNILVDWEQYAFHGSERMMERGITREMIEYYISEGKVLMQGAGTKFAYVTTEGVAVVSNTGRLITAWTKDTFDANMIEIVERLCGE is encoded by the coding sequence ATGTCAGATACACTGATTCTGAAATTCAAAGCATTCGTAGATGACGATACACATACAGGACCTGAAGCAGAGGCAGCCAAGGCCTTCATACAGGACTATCAGATCAAGATGATAGAAGACCTCGTATGGGTAATACAGGAATTCATGACTAAACAGGATGAACTTCTTGAAAACTTCAAGGATGAAGTTACAGAAGATGACACCGCCAGAATGAAGCTATCACGTCTTGAAGAGATAATAAATGACTTCGAGACCTATATCAGCAATTTCGAAACAGTAAGCGACGATATAGAAGAGGTATATCAGGGACTGGTATCAGGATGCTCCATAGCAGGCGTGGAATTCACCCAGCCACTGCCCGGCAATACCAAGACATACTTTGGTTTTATCACAAGAAATAACAGCACTGAGGGAAGAGTACCTAAGACCAAAAATTGCCTTTGCAGCTTCAATGATACCCATGCAAACGAGATAACAGGATCAGAAATCGATTCATTCCTTGCAGACATAGAATCAAACTTAAAAGGATTCCTTGAACTTACATCACAGCAGTTGCAGGATACTGTTCTAAACTACTCAGATACTACCCTCCTTCCTTGGTATAAAGATCCATCCTCATCACTTGATGAAGCTACCAAACAGGAATACGACACCTATATGCAGAACATGGCCGATTACCTTAATGGTAATAAGGAAAGATGTGAAGTATATAAATACGATCCTGTAAACATGTGTACAGGTAACTACATAAATGAGCATGAAGATCTCAAGATAGGCGGACTCTACCCTCTTACATTCAAAAGATTCTATAACGCTCTTCCATCATCCAAAGAAGACTTCATCCTTGGAAACGGCTGGAGCACAACCTATTCAGAGCACCTTACAAGAGACGAAGAAGGAATCCGCATATCCTATGCAGACGGAAGTATAGGCCTTTATAAAGAGCGCATCATCAAAGGTAAGAAGTACTACGAAGAGATCCATGGCGAACCAGGCCTTTTGTCAGAGATAGAAGATGACTCAGAATCAACAGCCGAAGAGATAATAAAAAAGAAAACCTATATCCTCCGTCAGGACAATGGCCAGTACAAGAAGTTCGATGAAAACGGATATCTTGTGGAACTGGGTGATGATAATGGAACAGTTGCAGAGCTTTTATATACTAATGTGAAAGTGGCTGAAAACAAAGACCAGGATGCTGATAGTCAGGCAGACGATAGATCTCAGGTAAAACGCCTTGCATCTGTTAAAACGCCGGGAAGCGCAGCACTGTTCTTTACATACAATGAATACGGTAACATAGAAACCCTTAAGGATCATACCGGAAGGGTTGTTAAGTATACCTATAAAACCAGGGACGTGTCAGTTGAAAATAGTTTAGACGAATCATCTGTAAACGGATCATCAGAAAACTCACAACAAGGTACAGAGTCTTTAGAGAATCTTTCTAAGGCTACATCTTTAGAAAACACGCATACTGAGATTGGTTCTTCTAAACAGAATCGTTCTAAATCCGTTCAGGTTCTTGCATCAGTTACATATGCTGATGGCACAACAGCCTCTTATGATTACTCAGAGGATGGCAAGATCTCAGAAGTAACTAATCAGCGCGGCATAAAAGCTATAACCAACATCTATGACAGTCAGGGAAGAACCATAAAGCAATCGTTCCCGGATGGCGGAGTCATGACTTATGCATATGATGACAAGAAGCGCACCACAACAGCAACAGAGCAGAACGGCAACAAGGTAGTATATAAGCATGATGCCAAGATGCGCCATACTGGTACAAAGTATTATGACGGCGAAGAAAGCTTCACATACAATAAGCGTAACCAGAAGATATCACATACCAACAAGCTTGGATATACAACTAGATATACCTATGACAACAGAGGTCACCTTACAAGCATTATAGATCCCATGGGCCATAAGACCTGCATGACCTATAATGCGGACGGAAGACTCATGGCATTAAAGGATCCAAAAGGAAACAGCTATAAGTATACATATGATATACAAGGTAACCTCTTTGAAGTTAAGGATCCTCTTGGCAATAAGAAGCGCTTCTACTATACAGGAAGATATCTTAAGAAGGTTAAGGACGAAGAAGGAAACATAACCCTTCTTAGTTATGATGCAGAAGGAAACGTAAGCTGCATAACAGACCCGGAAGGAGTAAAGACCTTCTATAAATACGACAACCTCGGAAGAGTAATAGAAACAAGTGATATAGAAGGAAACACCAAAAAGTACACCTATGATGATGCTGACAGGATAACATCCGTAACAGATGCCCTTGGTAACAGAACATCATATGAGTATAACGAAAGCGGAAAAGTAACAAAGATAACAAATCCTGACGGAACATCAAAAACATGGGAATACAACATCATAGGAAAGCCATGCAAGGTAACAGATGAAGCAGGAAGAGTAACAAATGTTGACTATAACAGTATGTGGAAGGAAGAGAAGATAACCCTTCCTAACAACGGAACAATACTTTACGAGTATGATCCTCTCATGCGTGTCAAAAAAGTCACAGATCCTGAAGGAAGAACCACAGGCTATGACTACGATAAGAATGGCAACGTATTAACAAGATACCTTGGAGATATCAAGGTAAACAGCCGAAAGTACAACGCCCTCAATCAGGTGATCAAAGAAACAGATGCCCTTGGTCATGAGAAGTCTTATGAGTACGATGAGAATGGCAAGATCACAGTTGTAACAGATACACTTGGTAACAGATACACAAGAGAGTATAACGAACTTGGAAGAGTAGTAAGACAGACTGACCCTCTTGGACATGGCTCTTCTTATACCTATACAAAGTCAGGTGCCATAGAGACTGTAACAGATCCTGCCGGAAGAGTAAGAAGATTTGAATATACAAAGTCAGGAAAGCTTCATGCTATATATTTCTGCGGAAGAAAAGACCAGGAACTAATCTATGACAATGCAGGCCGAGTAGAAAAGAGAACATTCGCTGATGGCTATACTATCAGCTATTCTTATGATGCCCTTAACAGAGTAGTAAAGGTAGAAGGAAGTGACGGACGCACAGCATCATATGAATACGATGCCATGGGAAGAGCTACAAAAGTATCTAACGGACGTAGCACTACACTTTACACCTACACACCAACAGGAAAGCTAAAGAGCGTAGTAGATGCTCTTGGAAATGAAACAGTATATACTTATGATGCGCTTGATAAGCTTAAGAGTATCCACAGAGTAGAAGGAATGATCGAAAAAGATGAAAAATCATCAGATGACTTCCCAATAGTAGGAGAAGACGGTCATGTAAACCTCTATTCCTACAACCTTGCAGGTCAGCTCACAAAGGTAACAGATGCTCTGGGTCAGGAAGAAACATATGAGTATGACCAGTATGGCCGTCTAATAACTAAGACTGACAGAGACAGCTACGATACAACATACGAATACAATAACCTTGGAGCTATAACTAAAGTTGGCTATGGTGATGGCAGAAGTGTAGCCTTTAGCTATAATGAACTTAATCAGCTGAGTAAGATAAATGACTGGCTCGGAACAACAACTATTGAAAACGACATCCGCGGACACCTTACAAAAATAACTGATTATCAGAACAGAACAGTAAGCTATGAATACAACTCCATAGGAGAAAAAACTAAGCTTACATACCCTGATGGAAGAGAAGCTGTATATATTTACGACGAAGAAGGAAAACTATCATCTATCACAGGTAACGGAGAAGAGACAAGTTACTTCTATGATGAACTTGGACGTCTGTCAGAAAAACTACTTCCAAACGGAGTAAAGCAGGACTATTCATACCTTCCGGGTGGAAACATTGAGAGCATGACAAGCATAGATAAGGAAGGTATACTTGATAAGTACTTCTATTGCTACAACAATGCAGGCCTGATTTCAGGAATCAATAGAGAAAGAAGAGATCTTGAGAATATATCAGGTCAGTATGAGTACAATTACGATCCTATAGGACGCCTTTTACAGTCAAGCCTTAACGGTCAGGTTAAGTCAGCATATGAATATGATGCATTTGGTAACAGAACAAGCCTTATAGAAGGAGAAACACAGACAACCTATAAGTACGATGCTCTCGACAGACTTGTAGAAGCAAGAGAACTAAATAATGCGCAGGCAATCGTAAAGACATATGATTACGATAAGCGTGGTAATCAGACAAGAGAATTCGTAGATGGACTCCTACAGAAGACCTTTACTTTTGATGCTACAAACATGCTGTCAAAGGTAGTAGATACAGATAAGGGAGAACTTGAAAACCAGTACAACGGACTTGGATTCAGAGTAGCATCCACAAGACCTGAAGAGAAGATAGAGTATCTCTGCGACCTTTCAAGAGATTATTACAACCTTCTTGAGCGAACTGTAAATGGCGAGACAGAAAGCTTCATCTATGACAACAATGTAGTATCAATGTCAAAAGCAGGAAACAGCTACTATTACCTCCAGGATGAACTTGGCTCACCAATGTACATGACAGGTACAGACGGAGCAGCAGTATCATCATATGCCTTTGATGATTTTGGACGTAGTATTGATCCATTCACAGGCAAGATTAAAGAGGCAGGCAATAAACAGCACACTAAGCATGCTTATACCACAGAAGGAAACATCATCCAGCCATTTGCATTTACAGGCTATCAGGAAGATGAAGTATCAGGTCTTAAGTTTGCACAGGCAAGATACTATGATACAACCACAGGAAGGTTCCAGTCTGAAGATCCAAGAAAGGGATTTATAAATAATCCTCTTACCATAAACCATTATGGATACTGCTTTGGAAATCCGGTTGGATTCTCAGATAAGAATGGTAAGTGGCCCGGATGGATGGAAGATGCATGGGATACAGCTTGTGATGTTGCAGGTGATGTGTGTGATGCGACGAGTGATGCATGGGATACAACATGTGAAGTTGTCAGCGATGTTGCCAAAGATACTGTAGATGCAGTTAAGACGGTAGGTACTTTTGTTGCTGAACATCCTATGGAAGTTGCAGTTACAGCTGTTGCAGTAGCAGCCACGGCCGCTACTGGAGGCGCTGCACCAGCACTATTTGTTGCAGGAGCAAGCCTTGTCGGAGGCGGAGTATTTGCCGCGTGTAGTGATGGAGATAAGGGAGATGCATTTGCTGAAGGAATGGCAATCACAGCTTCAGCTACAAGCATCTTTTATATGGGTGCTACATACCTGCTAGGTGGAGGCCTTGCGGCCGGAGCAACCGGAACTGAAGCTGGAACACTTACTTATTGGGCAAATTATTCAACCCAAGAAACAGTTGCGTATGGTGAAACATTTGGAAAGATGGGAACATACGTAGAAAATCCTAATATACTGGTAGATTGGGAGCAATATGCATTTCATGGTTCAGAACGAATGATGGAACGAGGAATTACGCGAGAGATGATAGAGTATTATATTTCAGAGGGAAAAGTTTTGATGCAGGGAGCAGGAACAAAATTTGCATATGTAACAACAGAAGGAGTAGCAGTCGTTAGTAACACTGGGAGATTGATTACTGCTTGGACTAAAGATACTTTTGATGCAAACATGATAGAGATTGTTGAAAGGCTTTGTGGCGAATAG
- a CDS encoding DUF1871 family protein, with protein MEDKINSIKEIINSWDPIELFPMAPSDEYEYEIYEIYKYIHTNKCIQRKELAKYIYDLFIKSFGDDVFLLKQSDCLIIADEILNLNA; from the coding sequence ATGGAAGATAAAATAAATAGTATTAAAGAAATAATCAATTCATGGGATCCAATTGAGTTATTTCCCATGGCACCAAGTGATGAATATGAATATGAAATATATGAAATATACAAGTATATACATACAAACAAGTGTATTCAGCGTAAAGAACTAGCAAAGTATATCTATGATCTTTTTATTAAATCGTTTGGAGATGATGTTTTTTTACTTAAACAGAGTGATTGTTTGATAATTGCAGATGAGATTCTTAATTTAAACGCATAA
- a CDS encoding restriction endonuclease has product MNKTSVIKKIIGNAIKEYGFEYIRCDQKIVWIFGRIINDVEEHIIIQQHKRDVLEYKLMFSTTAKGNGRKEIGNILPEYKENEYWKAESDKEFEATMCFFAEFIKDKGISILDDMLEEKPDSFETPERKRWFKEHRSELISKYEERYHILAEGSSFEQVCKIDEVLYKNRFSEEDDKSVEKVYELILGMAAILSEIMLQEENSTITYDTYFVEVQIPYEDRFLSARPIRDVAQAWIRYHTGEALENMFVWCSNKGHLTDSSVRMKEEEFKEYVERIIARSGKTIDESCNDKSGADYIINGNDFRILIKRVYTDTIVDLQKIKKELKSITPNDYDKTIFVLNQDITDQAISFAVTRPHRTKVVTCRNTYSLSSMISNWLV; this is encoded by the coding sequence ATGAACAAAACATCAGTGATAAAGAAGATAATTGGGAATGCCATAAAAGAGTATGGATTTGAATATATTCGTTGCGATCAAAAGATCGTATGGATATTTGGCAGAATTATAAATGATGTTGAAGAGCATATAATAATTCAACAGCACAAAAGAGACGTTTTGGAATATAAGCTAATGTTTTCTACCACGGCAAAGGGAAATGGAAGGAAAGAAATAGGTAATATATTGCCGGAATATAAAGAAAACGAATATTGGAAAGCAGAGTCTGATAAAGAGTTTGAAGCTACAATGTGTTTCTTTGCAGAATTTATCAAGGATAAAGGAATTAGTATTCTGGATGATATGCTTGAAGAAAAACCGGATTCATTCGAAACGCCAGAGAGGAAGAGGTGGTTTAAGGAACACAGATCAGAACTGATTTCAAAATATGAAGAAAGATATCATATTCTTGCAGAAGGATCTAGTTTTGAACAAGTTTGTAAAATTGATGAGGTGTTGTATAAAAATAGATTTAGTGAAGAAGACGATAAATCCGTCGAGAAAGTTTATGAACTGATTCTTGGAATGGCAGCTATTTTAAGTGAGATAATGCTTCAAGAAGAAAATTCAACCATTACGTATGATACATATTTTGTAGAAGTACAAATCCCTTATGAAGATAGATTTTTATCTGCGCGGCCAATTCGCGATGTGGCTCAGGCTTGGATAAGATATCATACTGGAGAGGCATTAGAGAACATGTTTGTATGGTGTTCAAATAAAGGACATCTTACAGATAGTTCTGTCCGTATGAAAGAAGAGGAGTTTAAAGAATATGTGGAGAGAATAATTGCTAGAAGTGGAAAAACAATTGATGAATCTTGCAATGATAAGAGCGGAGCGGATTATATTATCAATGGAAACGATTTTAGGATATTAATAAAGCGTGTTTATACAGACACTATTGTAGATCTACAAAAAATAAAAAAGGAACTTAAAAGTATTACTCCAAATGATTACGATAAAACAATATTTGTTTTGAATCAGGATATTACTGATCAAGCAATAAGTTTTGCTGTAACTAGGCCACATCGAACAAAGGTTGTTACTTGTAGAAATACTTATTCGTTGAGTTCTATGATTAGTAATTGGTTAGTATAA